The proteins below are encoded in one region of Paenisporosarcina cavernae:
- a CDS encoding cob(I)yrinic acid a,c-diamide adenosyltransferase codes for MKIYTKTGDKGTTSLIYGSRVAKNDPLVNAYGTCDEANSMIGLAVSHLQSEFFDGKDTLMDEFHQIQTTLFHVGAELATPAGKEVKWKLEESSIEALEQAIDQWDETLPSLTNFILPGGHPGGAALHVARTIVRRAERASLEVGEHVSPSVIAYLNRLSDYLFVVGRYVNIQLGQKEKGLHAGE; via the coding sequence ATGAAAATTTATACAAAAACAGGTGATAAAGGAACAACTTCTCTTATTTACGGTAGCCGAGTAGCGAAAAACGATCCGTTAGTGAATGCTTATGGGACGTGTGATGAAGCAAATTCCATGATTGGTTTAGCGGTAAGTCATTTGCAAAGTGAGTTTTTTGATGGCAAAGACACCTTAATGGATGAGTTTCATCAAATTCAAACCACTCTTTTTCACGTAGGTGCGGAACTTGCAACTCCAGCTGGTAAAGAAGTGAAATGGAAACTCGAAGAATCATCTATTGAAGCACTTGAACAAGCGATTGATCAATGGGACGAAACACTTCCTTCTCTGACAAACTTTATTCTACCTGGTGGACATCCAGGAGGTGCAGCCCTTCACGTCGCACGAACCATTGTTAGACGGGCAGAACGCGCTTCATTAGAAGTCGGTGAGCATGTATCTCCATCTGTTATTGCTTATTTAAACCGATTATCGGACTATCTATTTGTAGTGGGAAGATATGTCAATATACAACTCGGTCAAAAAGAAAAAGGATTGCACGCAGGCGAATAA